In Candidatus Contubernalis alkalaceticus, the following proteins share a genomic window:
- a CDS encoding TetR/AcrR family transcriptional regulator — protein sequence MTGKQKEKSVATRKRIMECAEELFCRKGFDKTPVWEIVKAAGVAQGTFYLYFETKEEILKKIAEKAFVDFNYYLEMLDTENPTLDDIDKLIDTMVLYMKMNPNTMKLFHDANIIRMLEFKEAFEHVYFSMKSIEKWLRSASEKGIIKEKPPKLYAGILFQLTHEILEKSILYEFPDNIDVVKDEVKQIIKDILT from the coding sequence ATGACTGGCAAACAAAAAGAAAAAAGCGTCGCAACAAGGAAAAGAATCATGGAATGTGCTGAGGAGCTTTTTTGCAGAAAGGGATTCGATAAAACTCCTGTTTGGGAGATTGTTAAAGCTGCTGGGGTAGCCCAAGGGACATTTTATCTTTATTTTGAAACCAAAGAAGAGATCCTTAAAAAAATTGCAGAAAAGGCTTTTGTCGACTTTAATTATTATCTCGAGATGCTTGATACCGAAAATCCTACTCTTGATGATATCGATAAGCTTATAGATACCATGGTTTTATATATGAAAATGAATCCAAATACAATGAAGCTTTTTCATGATGCAAACATAATAAGGATGTTGGAGTTTAAAGAGGCTTTTGAGCATGTATACTTTTCCATGAAATCAATTGAAAAGTGGCTAAGAAGTGCTTCTGAAAAAGGAATTATCAAGGAAAAACCGCCTAAGCTTTACGCAGGTATCCTTTTTCAACTGACGCATGAAATTTTAGAAAAGTCAATTCTGTATGAGTTTCCGGACAACATTGATGTTGTAAAGGATGAGGTAAAGCAAATTATCAAGGATATATTAACCTAG
- a CDS encoding DUF1129 family protein — translation MNKLAKELLKKNISREKAISDENKEIYTNMVVYLRGSDLTEYNQEAVREDIIELILDGQQRGDNIQKVMGGRYKEICDEIIEAMPKKTKKDRITEYVGTSLNALWILGVIALVKNLTISLVSDEAEFNFILTVGDIITILAIILIANVIVWFITKTVFDTKKNNKVASFWKSWLIATAIFAVLIFSGLYFRTIIVSIPLWLGAIIVLFIFIIGKIVSERT, via the coding sequence TTGAATAAATTAGCAAAGGAGTTATTAAAGAAAAATATCAGTAGAGAAAAAGCAATTTCTGATGAAAACAAGGAAATTTATACAAATATGGTTGTCTACTTACGAGGTTCTGATCTAACAGAATATAATCAAGAAGCTGTAAGAGAAGATATTATCGAATTAATTCTAGATGGTCAGCAACGAGGTGATAATATTCAAAAGGTCATGGGGGGAAGATATAAGGAAATTTGTGATGAGATTATCGAAGCTATGCCTAAGAAGACAAAAAAAGATAGGATTACGGAATATGTAGGTACTTCTCTTAATGCATTATGGATTTTAGGGGTAATAGCTTTAGTCAAAAACTTGACAATTAGCCTCGTATCAGACGAAGCTGAGTTTAATTTTATCTTAACAGTTGGAGACATTATCACTATACTTGCTATTATTCTCATAGCAAATGTGATAGTATGGTTTATCACTAAAACGGTATTTGACACAAAGAAAAATAATAAAGTAGCCTCTTTTTGGAAATCGTGGTTGATTGCGACAGCTATTTTTGCTGTATTAATATTTAGTGGTTTATACTTTAGAACCATTATAGTGAGTATTCCTTTATGGTTAGGAGCGATAATCGTCTTATTCATTTTTATTATTGGGAAAATAGTAAGTGAAAGAACGTGA